In the genome of Hippoglossus hippoglossus isolate fHipHip1 chromosome 4, fHipHip1.pri, whole genome shotgun sequence, one region contains:
- the jak1 gene encoding tyrosine-protein kinase JAK1 isoform X2, which produces MPTQGVMELSRQLCGKMRKSNKKAQLSSSPTTSWGLEIHFYTPEVHQLEYFKGCFSVEELCVDAAKTCSISPLCHNLFALYNETTGIWCPPNYEFKVTDETSIKLHYRMRFYFRNWHGTTEGESPVWRHCISKLKGDKNSPQKHPEGTPLLDAASLDYLFAQGQHDFQKGFVPLRTSQSEAEQHEIENECLGMAVLAITHHSMNPPIASNEISYKRFIPETLNRNIKQRNILTRIRISNVFKKFLCEFNRRTVKDSNITAYDLKIKYLATLEGLTSGLGSELLEPITLSVTREGDLISGVYYNQNQGQSQTRNVETSRDMQVLVTGTTGISWRNKPAPTSVISKEKGKSKKNKLDGKQKSKTKKDATDGWLVFCDFHEITHTAIEESTVTINRQDNKRMEMQMASRAEALSFAALVDGYFRLTVDAHHHLCKEVAPASVVHNTDNGCHGPISTDYAIHKLRQEGNDEGTYILRWSCTDYKYIIITVVCTEIDLKDTRPVHKYKNFQIEVTPDGYCLYGTDTLRSTLRELLEHLEGQSLRTDNLQFQLLRCCPPQPREISNLLVVTKDRAPSTQTSTQESQFSFIRILKEEIEQEEHLGRGTKTSIYSGTLRVKSEEDEDAGYSSFQEFKVVLKELGSGHRDISFAFFETASMMRQVSHKHIVLLYGVCVRQLENIMVEEFVQHGPLDLFMRRQQIQLNTPWKFQVAKQLASALSYLEDKKLVHGFVCAKNILLARDGLDDDEGGPFIKLSDPGIPITVLTREECVHRIPWIAPECVKNSSALSIAADKWGFGTTLWEICYDGEVPLKEKKLTEKERFYETKYQLPTPDCSELADLMTRCMNYDPKKRPFFRAIVRDIDMLEKENPSIKPQPVPDVDPTVFEKRFLKKIRELGEGHFGKVELCRYDPRGDKTGELVAVKSLKPENRDEQCNNLSSEINILKDLYHENIVKYKGICQEEGGQAIKLIMEYLPLGSLKEYLPRNKSKTSLSTLLSYSIQICEGMEYLGSQNYIHRDLAARNVLVENERTVKIGDFGLTKSIKDNEGYYTVKDDHDSPVFWYAPECLTQCKFYLASDVWSFGVTMYELITYCDSTKSPMTVSMKHTHTHKQYNT; this is translated from the exons ATGCCAACTCAGGGGGTAATGGAGTTGAGCAGGCAACTCTGTGGAAAGATGAGGAAGTCCAACAAGAAGGCTCAACTCTCCTCTTCTCCGACAACCTCTTGGGGCCTGGAGATCCACTTTTACACACCAGAGGTGCACCAGCTGGAATACTTCAAAGGGTGCTTCAGTGTTGAGGAACTCTGTGTGGATGCTGCCAAGACATGCT CAATCTCTCCCTTGTGCCACAACCTATTTGCCCTGTACAATGAGACGACGGGAATATGGTGCCCTCCCAACTATGAGTTCAAGGTCACAGATGAAACCAGTATCAAGTTGCATTATCGCATGAG GTTTTATTTCAGAAATTGGCATGGCACCACTGAGGGAGAGTCTCCAGTTTGGAGACACTGCATCAGTAAACTCAAAGGAGATAAAAATAGCCCACAGAAACACCCGGAGGGAACGCCCCTGCTCGACGCTGCGTCTCTGGACTACCTGTTCGCCCAG GGCCAGCATGATTTCCAGAAAGGATTCGTTCCACTGAGGACGTCCCAGTCAGAGGCAGAGCAACATGAGATAGAAAATGAGTGCTTGGGCATGGCTGTGCTTGCCATCACTCACCATTCTATGAATCCACCCATTGCTTCCAATGAAATCAG CTACAAACGTTTCATCCCGGAGACCCTGAACCGCAACATCAAGCAGCGCAACATTCTGACGCGCATCCGCATCAGCAACGTCTTCAAGAAATTCCTCTGTGAATTCAACCGCCGCACGGTCAAGGACAGCAACATCACTGCGTACGACCTGAAGATCAAGTACTTGGCCACGCTGGAGGGCCTGACCAGCGGCCTTGGCAGCGAGCTGTTAGAGCCCATCACGCTCAGTGTGACACGGGAAGGAGATCTCATCAGTGGAG TGTACTACAACCAGAACCAGGGGCAGAGCCAGACTCGGAATGTGGAGACAAGCCGTGACATGCAAGTTTTGGTTACTGGTACCACTGGCATTTCCTGGAGAAACAAGCCTGCTCCA ACGTCTGTGATCTCCAAAGAAAAGGGTAAGTCAAAGAAGAACAAGCTggatggaaaacagaaaagcaaaacaaagaaagatgCAACTGATGGCTGGCTGGTGTTCTGTGACTTCCACGAGATCACGCACACCGCCATCGAAGAGTCAACAGTCACCATCAATCGACAGGACAACAAGAGGATG gaAATGCAAATGGCTTCTCGGGCTGAGGCCCTGTCCTTTGCGGCCCTTGTAGACGGTTACTTCAGGCTGACAGTCGATGCCCACCACCACCTGTGCAAGGAGGTGGCGCCGGCCTCAGTGGTGCACAACACCGACAATGGCTGCCATGGACCCATCAG TACGGATTATGCCATCCACAAACTGCGTCAAGAGGGCAACGACGAGGGCACCTACATCCTGCGCTGGAGCTGCACTGACTACAAGtacatcatcatcactgtggTCTGCACTGAG ATTGACCTGAAGGACACTCGTCCCGTGCACAAGTACAAGAACTTCCAGATTGAGGTGACACCTGATGGGTACTGTCTGTACGGCACCGATACATTGCGGTCCACTCTCAGGGAGCTGCTGGAGCACCTGGAGGGCCAGAGTCTTCGCACCGACAACCTCCAGTTCCAGCTGCTCCGCTGCTGCCCCCCACAGCCTAGAG agattTCGAACTTGCTGGTGGTCACTAAAGACAGAGCCCCGTCCACGCAGACATCCACGCAGGAGAGTCAGTTCAGCTTCATTCGCATTCTGAAGGAGGAGATTGAACAG GAGGAGCACCTCGGCCGTGGCACAAAGACCAGCATCTACTCGGGCACACTGCGGGTGAAgagtgaggaggatgaggatgcaGGCTACTCATCCTTCCAGGAGTTCAAGGTTGTCCTGAAGGAGCTGGGTTCTGGACACAGGGACATCTCCTTC GCCTTCTTTGAAACAGCCAGCATGATGCGACAAGTGTCCCATAAACACATAGTGCTACTGTATGGAGTGTGTGTTCGCCAACTGGAAA ATATCATGGTGGAGGAGTTTGTCCAACACGGACCACTGGACCTGTTTATGAGGAGACAGCAAATTCAACTCAACACTCCATGGAAGTTCCAGGTGGCCAAGCAGCTGGCCTCTGCTCTCAGCTACTTG gagGACAAAAAGCTGGtccatggttttgtgtgtgcCAAGAACATCCTGTTGGCCAGAGATGGactggatgatgatgagggaggTCCCTTTATCAAGCTCAGCGACCCAGGAATACCAATCACAGTGCTCACCAGAGAGG AGTGTGTGCATCGTATCCCCTGGATCGCTCCGGAGTGTGTGAAGAACTCGTCTGCCCTGAGTATCGCAGCTGACAAGTGGGGCTTTGGTACCACACTGTGGGAGATCTGCTATGATGGAGAAGTTCCCCTCAAAGAGAAGAAACTCACAGAG AAGGAGAGGTTTTATGAAACCAAGTACCAGCTGCCCACCCCGGACTGCAGTGAGCTGGCTGATCTGATGACGCGTTGCATGAACTACGACCCCAAGAAGAGACCTTTCTTCAGGGCTATTGTCAGAGACATCGACATGCTGGAAAAAGAAA acCCATCGATAAAACCCCAACCTGTACCCGATGTGGACCCAACGGTGTTTGAAAAGAGATTCCTGAAGAAGATCCGAGAGCTGGGAGAG GGCCACTTTGGTAAAGTGGAGCTGTGTCGCTATGATCCACGGGGAGATAAAACTGGCGAGCTGGTGGCGGTGAAGTCCCTGAAGCCCGAGAACCGGGACGAGCAGTGCAACAACCTCTCGAGCGAGATCAACATCCTGAAGGATCTCTACCATGAAAACATCGTCAAATACAAGGGCATTTGCCAAGAGGAAG GGGGTCAGGCCATTAAGCTCATCATGGAGTATCTTCCACTGGGCAGCTTGAAGGAGTATCTGCCCAGGAACAAAAGCAAGACCAGCCTCAGCACCCTGCTCAGCTACTCCATCCAGATATGCGAG ggAATGGAATATTTGGGATCTCAGAATTACATCCACCGAGACCTGGCTGCCCGAAATGTGCTGGTGGAGAACGAGAGGACGGTGAAGATCGGAGACTTCGGCCTCACCAAGAGCATCAAGGACAATGAGGGATATTACACCGTCAAGGACGACCACGACAGCCCAGTTTTCTG GTATGCTCCGGAGTGTCTGACTCAGTGCAAGTTCTACCTCGCTTCAGATGTGTGGTCCTTCGGGGTGACGATGTATGAGCTCATCACTTATTGTGACTCCACCAAGAGCCCGATGACGGTCAGtatgaagcacacacacacacacaaacagtacaaTACCTGA
- the ak4 gene encoding adenylate kinase 4, mitochondrial: MAKLFRAAIMGPPGSGKGTISKRIAQSFGLLYLSSGHYLRESITAKTEAGVLVKSFVERSMLVPDHVMTRLMLPRLEELSGHSWLLDGFPRTLSQARALNNLCQLDLVISLNIPYETLRERLSDRWIHQGSGRVYNMGFNPPRVQGKDDITGEPLIQHDDDKPEALMSRLRHYKDVAKPVIDLYKSQGILHSFSGTETDRIWPYINSLLSTKMHTQPPDTCQPQMP, encoded by the exons ATGGCCAAATTATTCCGAGCTGCTATCATGGGTCCGCCGGGATCAGGCAAAGGAACGATATCCAAGAGGATTGCGCAAAGCTTCGGCCTGCTCTATCTGTCCAGTGGCCACTATTTGCGAGAGAGTATAACGGCAAAAACAG aGGCAGGTGTGCTGGTGAAGTCCTTTGTGGAAAGAAGCATGTTGGTGcctgaccatgtgatgaccagACTGATGCTGcccagactggaggagctgagcgGCCACAGCTGGTTACTGGACG GTTTCCCTCGGACGCTGTCGCAGGCCCGGGCCTTGAATAACTTGTGCCAGTTGGACTTGGTCATCAGCCTCAACATACCCTACGAGAcgctgagagagagactgagtgaCCGCTGGATCCACCAGGGCAGCGGGAGAGTCTACAACATGGGCTTCAACCCGCCACGAGTGCAG GGTAAGGACGACATCACTGGGGAGCCGCTGATTCAGCACGACGACGACAAACCAGAAGCTCTGATGTCCAGACTGAGACACTACAAAGATGTAGCCAAGCCCGTCATAGACTTATACAA GTCACAGGGAATCCTGCACTCGTTTTCCGGCACAGAGACGGACCGGATTTGGCCTTACATCAACTCCCTCCTCAGCACCAAGATGCACACGCAGCCACCAGACACCTGCCAGCCCCAGATGCCCTGA
- the jak1 gene encoding tyrosine-protein kinase JAK1 isoform X1, translating to MPTQGVMELSRQLCGKMRKSNKKAQLSSSPTTSWGLEIHFYTPEVHQLEYFKGCFSVEELCVDAAKTCSISPLCHNLFALYNETTGIWCPPNYEFKVTDETSIKLHYRMRFYFRNWHGTTEGESPVWRHCISKLKGDKNSPQKHPEGTPLLDAASLDYLFAQGQHDFQKGFVPLRTSQSEAEQHEIENECLGMAVLAITHHSMNPPIASNEISYKRFIPETLNRNIKQRNILTRIRISNVFKKFLCEFNRRTVKDSNITAYDLKIKYLATLEGLTSGLGSELLEPITLSVTREGDLISGVYYNQNQGQSQTRNVETSRDMQVLVTGTTGISWRNKPAPTSVISKEKGKSKKNKLDGKQKSKTKKDATDGWLVFCDFHEITHTAIEESTVTINRQDNKRMEMQMASRAEALSFAALVDGYFRLTVDAHHHLCKEVAPASVVHNTDNGCHGPISTDYAIHKLRQEGNDEGTYILRWSCTDYKYIIITVVCTEIDLKDTRPVHKYKNFQIEVTPDGYCLYGTDTLRSTLRELLEHLEGQSLRTDNLQFQLLRCCPPQPREISNLLVVTKDRAPSTQTSTQESQFSFIRILKEEIEQEEHLGRGTKTSIYSGTLRVKSEEDEDAGYSSFQEFKVVLKELGSGHRDISFAFFETASMMRQVSHKHIVLLYGVCVRQLENIMVEEFVQHGPLDLFMRRQQIQLNTPWKFQVAKQLASALSYLEDKKLVHGFVCAKNILLARDGLDDDEGGPFIKLSDPGIPITVLTREECVHRIPWIAPECVKNSSALSIAADKWGFGTTLWEICYDGEVPLKEKKLTEKERFYETKYQLPTPDCSELADLMTRCMNYDPKKRPFFRAIVRDIDMLEKENPSIKPQPVPDVDPTVFEKRFLKKIRELGEGHFGKVELCRYDPRGDKTGELVAVKSLKPENRDEQCNNLSSEINILKDLYHENIVKYKGICQEEGGQAIKLIMEYLPLGSLKEYLPRNKSKTSLSTLLSYSIQICEGMEYLGSQNYIHRDLAARNVLVENERTVKIGDFGLTKSIKDNEGYYTVKDDHDSPVFWYAPECLTQCKFYLASDVWSFGVTMYELITYCDSTKSPMTLFLGMIGRSHGQMTIIRLVKVLQEGRRLPRPETCPEPVYELMRRCWEQSPDRRISFKCLITELSTMLKQLQPQNNF from the exons ATGCCAACTCAGGGGGTAATGGAGTTGAGCAGGCAACTCTGTGGAAAGATGAGGAAGTCCAACAAGAAGGCTCAACTCTCCTCTTCTCCGACAACCTCTTGGGGCCTGGAGATCCACTTTTACACACCAGAGGTGCACCAGCTGGAATACTTCAAAGGGTGCTTCAGTGTTGAGGAACTCTGTGTGGATGCTGCCAAGACATGCT CAATCTCTCCCTTGTGCCACAACCTATTTGCCCTGTACAATGAGACGACGGGAATATGGTGCCCTCCCAACTATGAGTTCAAGGTCACAGATGAAACCAGTATCAAGTTGCATTATCGCATGAG GTTTTATTTCAGAAATTGGCATGGCACCACTGAGGGAGAGTCTCCAGTTTGGAGACACTGCATCAGTAAACTCAAAGGAGATAAAAATAGCCCACAGAAACACCCGGAGGGAACGCCCCTGCTCGACGCTGCGTCTCTGGACTACCTGTTCGCCCAG GGCCAGCATGATTTCCAGAAAGGATTCGTTCCACTGAGGACGTCCCAGTCAGAGGCAGAGCAACATGAGATAGAAAATGAGTGCTTGGGCATGGCTGTGCTTGCCATCACTCACCATTCTATGAATCCACCCATTGCTTCCAATGAAATCAG CTACAAACGTTTCATCCCGGAGACCCTGAACCGCAACATCAAGCAGCGCAACATTCTGACGCGCATCCGCATCAGCAACGTCTTCAAGAAATTCCTCTGTGAATTCAACCGCCGCACGGTCAAGGACAGCAACATCACTGCGTACGACCTGAAGATCAAGTACTTGGCCACGCTGGAGGGCCTGACCAGCGGCCTTGGCAGCGAGCTGTTAGAGCCCATCACGCTCAGTGTGACACGGGAAGGAGATCTCATCAGTGGAG TGTACTACAACCAGAACCAGGGGCAGAGCCAGACTCGGAATGTGGAGACAAGCCGTGACATGCAAGTTTTGGTTACTGGTACCACTGGCATTTCCTGGAGAAACAAGCCTGCTCCA ACGTCTGTGATCTCCAAAGAAAAGGGTAAGTCAAAGAAGAACAAGCTggatggaaaacagaaaagcaaaacaaagaaagatgCAACTGATGGCTGGCTGGTGTTCTGTGACTTCCACGAGATCACGCACACCGCCATCGAAGAGTCAACAGTCACCATCAATCGACAGGACAACAAGAGGATG gaAATGCAAATGGCTTCTCGGGCTGAGGCCCTGTCCTTTGCGGCCCTTGTAGACGGTTACTTCAGGCTGACAGTCGATGCCCACCACCACCTGTGCAAGGAGGTGGCGCCGGCCTCAGTGGTGCACAACACCGACAATGGCTGCCATGGACCCATCAG TACGGATTATGCCATCCACAAACTGCGTCAAGAGGGCAACGACGAGGGCACCTACATCCTGCGCTGGAGCTGCACTGACTACAAGtacatcatcatcactgtggTCTGCACTGAG ATTGACCTGAAGGACACTCGTCCCGTGCACAAGTACAAGAACTTCCAGATTGAGGTGACACCTGATGGGTACTGTCTGTACGGCACCGATACATTGCGGTCCACTCTCAGGGAGCTGCTGGAGCACCTGGAGGGCCAGAGTCTTCGCACCGACAACCTCCAGTTCCAGCTGCTCCGCTGCTGCCCCCCACAGCCTAGAG agattTCGAACTTGCTGGTGGTCACTAAAGACAGAGCCCCGTCCACGCAGACATCCACGCAGGAGAGTCAGTTCAGCTTCATTCGCATTCTGAAGGAGGAGATTGAACAG GAGGAGCACCTCGGCCGTGGCACAAAGACCAGCATCTACTCGGGCACACTGCGGGTGAAgagtgaggaggatgaggatgcaGGCTACTCATCCTTCCAGGAGTTCAAGGTTGTCCTGAAGGAGCTGGGTTCTGGACACAGGGACATCTCCTTC GCCTTCTTTGAAACAGCCAGCATGATGCGACAAGTGTCCCATAAACACATAGTGCTACTGTATGGAGTGTGTGTTCGCCAACTGGAAA ATATCATGGTGGAGGAGTTTGTCCAACACGGACCACTGGACCTGTTTATGAGGAGACAGCAAATTCAACTCAACACTCCATGGAAGTTCCAGGTGGCCAAGCAGCTGGCCTCTGCTCTCAGCTACTTG gagGACAAAAAGCTGGtccatggttttgtgtgtgcCAAGAACATCCTGTTGGCCAGAGATGGactggatgatgatgagggaggTCCCTTTATCAAGCTCAGCGACCCAGGAATACCAATCACAGTGCTCACCAGAGAGG AGTGTGTGCATCGTATCCCCTGGATCGCTCCGGAGTGTGTGAAGAACTCGTCTGCCCTGAGTATCGCAGCTGACAAGTGGGGCTTTGGTACCACACTGTGGGAGATCTGCTATGATGGAGAAGTTCCCCTCAAAGAGAAGAAACTCACAGAG AAGGAGAGGTTTTATGAAACCAAGTACCAGCTGCCCACCCCGGACTGCAGTGAGCTGGCTGATCTGATGACGCGTTGCATGAACTACGACCCCAAGAAGAGACCTTTCTTCAGGGCTATTGTCAGAGACATCGACATGCTGGAAAAAGAAA acCCATCGATAAAACCCCAACCTGTACCCGATGTGGACCCAACGGTGTTTGAAAAGAGATTCCTGAAGAAGATCCGAGAGCTGGGAGAG GGCCACTTTGGTAAAGTGGAGCTGTGTCGCTATGATCCACGGGGAGATAAAACTGGCGAGCTGGTGGCGGTGAAGTCCCTGAAGCCCGAGAACCGGGACGAGCAGTGCAACAACCTCTCGAGCGAGATCAACATCCTGAAGGATCTCTACCATGAAAACATCGTCAAATACAAGGGCATTTGCCAAGAGGAAG GGGGTCAGGCCATTAAGCTCATCATGGAGTATCTTCCACTGGGCAGCTTGAAGGAGTATCTGCCCAGGAACAAAAGCAAGACCAGCCTCAGCACCCTGCTCAGCTACTCCATCCAGATATGCGAG ggAATGGAATATTTGGGATCTCAGAATTACATCCACCGAGACCTGGCTGCCCGAAATGTGCTGGTGGAGAACGAGAGGACGGTGAAGATCGGAGACTTCGGCCTCACCAAGAGCATCAAGGACAATGAGGGATATTACACCGTCAAGGACGACCACGACAGCCCAGTTTTCTG GTATGCTCCGGAGTGTCTGACTCAGTGCAAGTTCTACCTCGCTTCAGATGTGTGGTCCTTCGGGGTGACGATGTATGAGCTCATCACTTATTGTGACTCCACCAAGAGCCCGATGACG CTCTTCTTAGGTATGATTGGTCGAAGCCACGGACAGATGACCATCATCCGACTGGTGAAGGTGTTGCAAGAAGGCCGGAGGTTACCGCGCCCTGAGACCTGTCCTGAGCCG GTGTACGAGCTGATGCGCAGGTGCTGGGAGCAGTCGCCCGACCGGAGGATCTCCTTCAAGTGCCTGATCACGGAGCTGAGCACCATGCTGAAGCAGCTCCAACCGCAGAACAACTTTTGA